The region CCGCGTGGTGCGCACCAAGAACGTGGTGCTCGCCGTCGGCTTCTACCAGTTCTGTCGCCGCTTCCCGAAGCAAGCAGCGCGCCTGTTGAAGTACGGCGTCGCCCAGAACCTGCCCAAGGGCTACCCGGTGGAGAAGCACTTCGCTCCCAAGTACAAGCCCTGGGACCAACGGCTGTGCCTGGTGCCGGACGCGGATCTGTTCCTCGCGCTCTCCTCTGGCAAGGCGTCCATCGTCACGGACACCATAGAAACGTTCACGGAGCAGGGCATCCGTCTCTCTTCCGGCGAAGAGCTGGAAGCGGACATCATCGTCACCGCCACGGGGCTCGAGCTCGTGCCCTGCGGCGGCATCCACTTCGAGGTGGACGACAAGACCATAAATCCCGCCCAGACGCTCGTTTACAAGGGCTTGATGCTGCGCGACGTACCGAACTTGGCGTGGTGCGTCGGCTACACCAATGCGTCCTGGACGCTGCGAGCGGACCTCTCTTCCCAGTGGGTGTGCCGCTTGCTGAACACGATGGACCGCCGCGGCTACGACATTGCCACGCCGCGCGCCAGCGGCGAGAGCGAGACGGACACGGAGCTCCGCCCCCTGCTCGACCTGACGTCGGGCTACGTGGCCCGCGCCAACAGCGCGCTGCCGAAGCAGGGCAGCAAAGCCCCGTGGTACCTCCGCCAGAACTACATCCTCGACTTCCTCACCATGCAGCTCGGCCGCGTGGACGACCGCACGATGACGTTTTCGCGCCGTGAGGCGTGAGGCGCCGCTTCAGTCGCGTTGGGGCGGACCGGCGGCCGCGACGACGGGCTCGTCGTCGGAGGGGACGGAGAGCTCCTTGAAGGCGCCCTCCCGATCGAGGCGCTGAAGGTCGGAGAACGACACGCTGCTCTGACCCAAGAGCTCCATGGCGCGCTGTATCTTCGCCTGCAGCACGGGCGAATCCACCGGGATGGAGTTTTGCGCGGTGGGAGCCGGTGGTGGCCGCATGATGGAGAACGTTCCCCGTGCGGGCCGCCCCGACGACGTTTCGCCCTCCACCTCGTAGGTCAAGAAGGCCGTGTCGGGAACGAGCTCGGCGTCGAGCACGACGGGGAACTCGATGCCGCGTCCCGGTGGAATGCTGGTGGTTCCCAGGATGCTGCTCGCGTCCACGGGCTCGGCGGGCGAAGAACCGATGTCTTCCGTGCGCTCGCCGGGCGAGCCATTGCTGCCGTATGCGGTGACACGCCGAACGGCGGTGACGGTCACGGTCTCGTCGTCGTAGTGGCGAAGCCGGACCGTCTGACGTACCGAGCCGTCTTCCGAAACCTCGGGGAACCGCGGCGTCAGCTTGGCGACGAGCAAGGTCAGGCCTTGCTCCGCGAAGTGCCGCGCAGGGTTCACCAGCTCGACGCTCGTGCGGCCCGTCAGCTTGGAGCCGTCCTCCAACTCCGCTTCCACGGTGACCAACGCGTAGTTGAACTCGGAGCTCGCGGCAGCGTCTTCGAAATCGTGCGTCAGCTCGGCGGCGCCAGGGTGCTTCGCGCCGTCGCCAAAGTCCCACGAGTAGCCGACCACTCGCGGCGCGTTGCTCGCCGTGCCGTCCTTCTTCTTTGGAACGACGATGCGGGTCGCGAGCTCGTAGGTGTAGAGCGAGTTCGGGATGCCTCGAGCTCCGACCGCCAAGCGCAGGTGCGGAGGGCACGCCATCACGGTGTACGCCGGTACCGGCTTCCGAACGACGCTCCCATCCGCACCATACGCACTGACTTGGACCTCGGGGGCCTGGCCATTGCCATCGAGCCAAGCTCGAAGCGGCACCCGCGTCCCCGCGTTCGTCCCCACGACCACGCGAGGCTGCACGCCTTCTCGACCTGGTACGTGGGCTTGGACGCTCACCAGATTGTCCTCACCCTCGCACACGCGGCTCTTCTCGACGGTGATGCTGTCGATGACGGGTGGTACCGGTTTCGGTTTCGTGGGGGCCGTGACGGGGGCGGTGGTCCGCTTCACTTCGGTTCTCGGTGCTCGAGCCGCCGCCTGGGTGGGCGACGGCTGGTGAGCCGGCTCGACCGCCCGGGGCCAGAACAGCCACAGGACGATCGCGGCCAGAAGGCCGACGCCAGCGGTACCGAGAGCTGCGAGCTTGGTTCTTTTGGACATGGCCGGACCTTCACGGTTGGAAGTGGTCGTCACTCACCCAGCAGCCGTACCTCGGCTCGCCGGACCACTGGA is a window of Polyangiaceae bacterium DNA encoding:
- a CDS encoding NAD(P)/FAD-dependent oxidoreductase, which gives rise to MTTDLDVIVVGAGLSGVGAAYRLTHECPNKSFTILEARDAIGGTWDLFRYPGIRSDSDMFTLGYPFHPWKQSKSIAEGSAILEYIRETAKTFDVERHIRFRHRVVSATWSTKDARWTLTVEVGEEKKVERYSCRFLYLCSGYYKYDSAHSPPFPGKDRYQGTLIHPQWWPEDLDYGGKRVVVIGSGATAVTLVPALAERAAHVTMLQRSPSYIASLPAVDRFATAMRRLLSERAAHRVVRTKNVVLAVGFYQFCRRFPKQAARLLKYGVAQNLPKGYPVEKHFAPKYKPWDQRLCLVPDADLFLALSSGKASIVTDTIETFTEQGIRLSSGEELEADIIVTATGLELVPCGGIHFEVDDKTINPAQTLVYKGLMLRDVPNLAWCVGYTNASWTLRADLSSQWVCRLLNTMDRRGYDIATPRASGESETDTELRPLLDLTSGYVARANSALPKQGSKAPWYLRQNYILDFLTMQLGRVDDRTMTFSRREA